Proteins from a single region of Desulfolutivibrio sulfoxidireducens:
- a CDS encoding IS5 family transposase, whose translation MNERNSKKPGIADYVVSRRRHKECFLDEIDRLIDWKPFEKLLRKKLSRVANAVGNPAYAPLPMFKILLLQRWYNLSDAAVEECLYDRLSFVRFVRLSLDHDQVPDSSTICRFRQSLLEKNVLKRLLDKLNHQLQRRGILVREGAIVDASVITSSRRPLKVIDILPEDREEDDDEASDVTISYSDDADAAWLRKGNRAYYGYKVHAATDSRDGFLLGGHVTPANHSDTQEFVDILDEIGPMPGGRIYADKGYSSQLNRHVLQARGLADGIMHKAARNRALNPAEKAANRQVSSVRSKVERAFGTLKRGYGFFRTRYLGVPKVELEFLLNAMAFNLKKAALKAAC comes from the coding sequence ATGAACGAGCGCAATTCCAAAAAGCCCGGCATTGCCGACTACGTCGTGTCCCGTCGCAGGCACAAGGAATGCTTCCTGGACGAAATAGATCGCCTCATTGACTGGAAGCCGTTTGAGAAGCTTCTTCGGAAAAAGCTTAGCCGGGTTGCCAATGCCGTTGGCAATCCCGCCTATGCGCCGTTGCCGATGTTTAAAATCCTTCTGCTCCAGAGGTGGTACAACCTGAGCGATGCGGCGGTGGAAGAATGCTTGTACGATCGGTTGTCCTTTGTCCGGTTCGTGCGCCTCTCCCTTGATCATGACCAAGTGCCCGATTCCTCGACCATTTGCCGGTTTCGGCAGAGCCTGCTTGAAAAAAACGTCTTGAAGCGGCTTCTGGACAAACTCAACCATCAACTCCAGCGGCGCGGCATACTGGTACGTGAAGGAGCCATCGTGGACGCGAGCGTCATCACCTCCTCGCGCCGCCCCCTCAAGGTGATCGATATTCTTCCCGAAGACCGCGAGGAAGATGACGACGAGGCGTCGGACGTAACCATCAGCTACTCCGATGACGCCGATGCGGCCTGGTTGCGCAAAGGGAACCGGGCATATTACGGCTACAAAGTCCATGCGGCCACGGACAGCCGGGACGGCTTTCTCCTTGGCGGCCATGTCACGCCGGCCAACCATTCGGATACGCAGGAATTCGTGGATATTCTGGATGAGATTGGCCCCATGCCAGGGGGCCGCATCTACGCAGACAAGGGATACAGCAGCCAGTTGAACAGGCATGTGCTCCAAGCCCGGGGACTTGCTGACGGCATCATGCATAAGGCCGCTCGCAACCGTGCGCTGAACCCCGCCGAAAAAGCGGCAAACCGCCAAGTCAGCAGTGTCCGGTCGAAGGTGGAACGGGCTTTCGGAACGCTCAAGCGAGGTTATGGATTCTTCCGGACGCGTTACCTTGGGGTGCCCAAGGTCGAGCTTGAATTTTTACTCAACGCCATGGCCTTCAACCTAAAAAAGGCGGCGCTCAAAGCGGCATGCTGA
- a CDS encoding DNA alkylation repair protein, producing the protein MQDVQAVARDIAARIRAAGSEHNRQGMARYGINVAHAAGVSVAVVRGIRKEIGQDHELALVLWDTGLHEARLLACLTADSGQTDDALLERWAADLDSWDICDMFTNNLARKTAAAHDKARAWAGRPEEFVRRAGFSLVASLAVHDKNAPDERFLGYLGLVEATAHDGRNFVKKAVNWALRGIGKRNEALRLAAMDTARRVLAQDTPQARWIARDAIRELSARGPLIIGL; encoded by the coding sequence ATGCAAGACGTTCAGGCTGTGGCGAGGGACATCGCCGCCCGCATCCGGGCGGCCGGAAGCGAACATAACCGCCAGGGCATGGCGAGGTACGGCATCAACGTGGCCCATGCCGCCGGGGTGTCCGTGGCCGTCGTGCGCGGGATACGGAAAGAGATCGGCCAGGACCATGAACTGGCCCTGGTCCTGTGGGACACGGGCCTGCACGAGGCCAGGCTTCTGGCCTGCCTGACCGCCGATTCGGGACAGACCGACGACGCGCTTTTGGAGAGGTGGGCGGCTGACCTGGATTCCTGGGACATCTGCGACATGTTCACCAACAATCTGGCCAGGAAGACGGCCGCGGCCCACGACAAGGCCCGGGCATGGGCCGGGCGGCCGGAGGAGTTCGTACGCCGGGCGGGATTTTCGCTTGTGGCCAGCCTGGCCGTGCACGACAAGAATGCGCCGGATGAACGGTTTTTGGGATATCTCGGGCTGGTGGAGGCTACGGCGCATGATGGGCGAAATTTCGTGAAAAAGGCTGTCAACTGGGCGCTTCGGGGCATCGGCAAGCGAAACGAGGCCCTGCGGCTGGCCGCCATGGACACGGCCCGGCGCGTCCTGGCCCAGGATACGCCGCAGGCCCGGTGGATCGCCCGGGACGCCATCCGGGAGTTGAGTGCGAGGGGACCGCTGATTATTGGACTCTGA
- the ppsA gene encoding phosphoenolpyruvate synthase, giving the protein MDKENALILWFDQITIEDVPCVGGKNASLGEMYQALTGKGVRVPNGFAVTAGAYRHLLTQGDTLEKIKSILADLDTGDMDNLAERGRKVRTMIRNLEFPDDLRKAVIDAYRRLEDQYGKDVDVAVRSSATAEDLPDASFAGQQETYLNIHGAEDVIEACGRCFASLFTNRAISYRVDKGFDHFSIALSIAVQKMVRSDLAASGVMFSIDTETGFKDAVYVTGAYGLGENVVQGAVNPDEWYVFKPTLKKGFKPIIMRKVGEKAIKMVYTEDAKQPTKNVPVPDSDRRRLTINDCEVLELARMACVIEDHYSSRAGHLKPMDIEWAKDGLTGELYIVQARPETVHAIKDLTKLVKYVLKTQGEVIVAGKSVGERIGRGQAHIIKEAHMIKDFRKGEVLVTDMTDPDWEPIMKIAAAIVTNRGGRTCHAAIVSRELGIPCIVGTGNGADAILDGEEITVDCSQGSTGYVYRGLLDFEVQETDLASLPRTKTKITMNLASPEQAFEKSFIPNDGVGLAREEFIINSYIRVHPLALLRFGELKDTEVKRKIYEMTRGYENKADFFVEKLAEGVGMIAAAFYPKPVIVRLSDFKSNEYANLIGGAQFEPSEDNPMIGWRGASRYYDPNYKEAFALECRAMRTIRDEMGLTNVEIMIPFPRTVGESRKVLATMAEYGLKQGENGLRVIGMCEIPSNVILADEFLDVFDGFSIGSNDLTQLILGVDRDSELVAHVYDERNEAVKRMVKQVIEVARRKNKYIGICGQAPSDYIEFAEFLVECGIQSMSLNPDTVIKTTLAVAALEKRLGVKA; this is encoded by the coding sequence ATGGATAAGGAAAATGCGCTGATTCTGTGGTTCGACCAGATCACCATCGAGGACGTGCCCTGCGTCGGCGGCAAGAACGCCAGCCTGGGCGAGATGTACCAGGCCCTGACCGGCAAGGGCGTCCGGGTGCCCAACGGCTTCGCGGTCACGGCCGGGGCCTACCGCCACCTGCTCACCCAGGGCGACACCCTGGAAAAGATCAAATCCATCCTGGCGGACCTGGACACGGGCGACATGGACAACCTGGCCGAACGCGGCCGCAAGGTCCGGACCATGATCCGCAACCTGGAATTCCCCGACGACCTGCGCAAGGCGGTCATCGACGCCTACCGCCGCCTGGAGGACCAGTACGGCAAGGACGTGGACGTGGCCGTGCGCTCGTCGGCCACGGCCGAGGACCTGCCCGACGCCAGCTTCGCCGGCCAGCAGGAGACCTACCTGAACATCCACGGGGCCGAGGACGTCATCGAGGCCTGCGGCCGCTGCTTCGCCTCGCTTTTCACCAACCGGGCCATCTCCTACCGGGTGGACAAGGGCTTCGACCACTTCTCCATCGCCCTGTCCATCGCCGTGCAGAAGATGGTGCGCAGCGACCTGGCCGCCAGCGGGGTCATGTTCAGCATCGACACCGAGACCGGCTTCAAGGACGCGGTCTACGTCACCGGGGCCTACGGCCTGGGCGAGAACGTGGTCCAGGGCGCGGTCAACCCGGACGAATGGTACGTGTTCAAGCCCACCCTGAAAAAGGGCTTCAAACCCATCATCATGCGAAAGGTGGGCGAGAAGGCCATCAAGATGGTCTACACCGAGGACGCCAAGCAGCCCACCAAGAACGTGCCCGTGCCTGATTCCGACCGCCGCCGGCTGACCATAAACGACTGCGAGGTGCTGGAGCTGGCCCGCATGGCCTGCGTCATCGAGGACCACTATTCGTCCCGAGCCGGCCACCTCAAACCCATGGACATCGAATGGGCCAAGGACGGCCTGACCGGCGAACTCTACATCGTGCAGGCCCGGCCCGAGACCGTGCACGCCATAAAGGACCTGACCAAGCTCGTCAAATACGTGCTCAAGACCCAGGGCGAGGTCATCGTCGCCGGCAAGTCCGTGGGCGAGCGCATCGGCCGGGGCCAGGCCCACATCATCAAAGAGGCCCACATGATCAAGGACTTCCGCAAGGGTGAGGTCCTGGTCACGGACATGACCGACCCGGACTGGGAGCCGATCATGAAGATCGCCGCGGCCATCGTCACCAACCGGGGCGGCCGCACCTGCCACGCGGCCATCGTCAGCCGCGAACTGGGCATCCCCTGCATCGTGGGCACGGGCAACGGCGCCGACGCCATCCTGGACGGCGAGGAGATCACCGTGGACTGCTCCCAGGGCTCCACGGGCTACGTCTACCGGGGCCTTCTGGATTTCGAGGTCCAGGAGACGGACCTGGCCTCCCTGCCCCGGACCAAGACCAAGATCACCATGAACCTGGCCAGCCCCGAACAGGCCTTCGAAAAGAGCTTCATCCCCAACGACGGCGTGGGTCTGGCCCGGGAGGAGTTCATCATCAACTCCTACATCCGGGTCCATCCCCTGGCCCTGTTGCGCTTCGGCGAGCTCAAGGACACCGAGGTCAAGCGCAAGATCTACGAGATGACCCGGGGCTACGAGAACAAGGCCGACTTTTTCGTGGAGAAGCTGGCCGAGGGCGTGGGCATGATCGCGGCCGCGTTCTACCCCAAGCCGGTCATCGTGCGCCTGTCGGATTTCAAGTCCAACGAATACGCCAACCTGATCGGCGGGGCCCAGTTCGAGCCGAGCGAGGACAATCCCATGATCGGCTGGCGCGGGGCCTCGCGCTACTACGACCCCAACTACAAGGAGGCGTTCGCCCTGGAATGCCGGGCCATGCGCACGATCCGCGACGAGATGGGGCTGACCAACGTGGAGATCATGATCCCCTTCCCGCGCACCGTGGGCGAGTCGCGCAAGGTTTTGGCCACCATGGCCGAATATGGGCTCAAGCAGGGCGAAAACGGGCTTCGGGTCATCGGCATGTGCGAGATTCCCTCCAACGTCATCCTGGCCGACGAGTTTTTGGACGTCTTCGACGGTTTTTCCATCGGCTCAAACGACCTGACCCAGCTCATCCTCGGCGTGGACCGGGATTCGGAGCTGGTGGCGCATGTCTACGACGAGCGCAACGAGGCCGTCAAACGCATGGTCAAACAGGTCATCGAGGTGGCCAGGCGCAAGAACAAGTACATCGGCATCTGCGGCCAGGCCCCGAGCGACTATATCGAGTTCGCGGAATTTCTGGTGGAGTGCGGCATCCAGTCCATGTCCTT